Part of the Zhongshania aliphaticivorans genome, AAGCACTTAGCAACACAATCGTATAAGAAAGTCGTTCCCGAACGGTGCAAGCCCATAATAAATACCGGACGAAGAGGGAAGTGCTTAATACTTTCCAATTTATCGGCATCTTCATTACACGTCGGAAAATTCGGGTCTATCATTGCATTCATGGTGTAATTCAGCATTCTATTAAGGCGAGTAAAGGAACAGGCTATGTCTCAAACAATGTGAAGTGTACGCAAAATATAACCCAAAAAACCTGACCTTGTTAACAATAGTAAAGTTACTGCACTTAAGTACTACTTTTTAAAGGTGATCAAATTTGGAAAGAAACCGCAGTTTAAGAGACAGTGATCAGGATTTGTGCTTGTTCCCTCTATAAATTGCACTAACAAATTGACCTAAATTAGAAAGGACAAAAAAACATACATTAAGTAAGGCTTGGATAAACAAAATAACACGCTCCTGCAAAATTCCTTTACATATCAAACGTTTCTATCCTTACCGCTAGAAGCACGCTTTTTATCATCAGTCTGTACATACACTGTATCAGTCGTAGACATACTCGCATGGCCAAGGTCTTCAGAAACATCTTTAAGTGCACGACCTCGTTCAATCTCTAAACTCGCACCGGTATGCCGAAGCCAATGTGAGGTTGCTTCTTTAAAATTGCTGGCATTGTCTTCACCGTAACGCAATTTCATCTGTTCGTAGGCTTGATCAAACACCTCTTGAACTAGCCGAGAAAGTTGCCTTGCCGTCATCCCGCCACGACCGCGAATTTTTTCGATAATAGGGTGGTTTTCACCAGTAACTGGCAGCTTATTTAGCCCGCGGTGGAGCCGATATCGGGTTAAGTAGCTTAGAAAACTAGCTGGTACCGTGATGTCTCGAACTTTTCGGCCTTTTCCATAGATTTTAAGCCACCAATTATTGTCATTATCCCTCCAGAAATGGCTCATTATAGGAGACCATTCTTTGCGATCTGAGTACTCGGATATACGCAAAAACAAGGTTTTTAGGGATGCGATAAGAAATAAGCTTCGTTCGTACCTAGAATCGTCATCAGCCATGGAAGTTGCGACGTCCAAGAGGAAGTTCCATTGGTCTTCAGTTAGCCGTTTTACATCTTTTACCTGGGTATCCTTAATGAAATATCGGCAGTCTTTTTTTGCTATTTGCACGGGGTTCCCATAGCAGTATTCTTCATCGGTAAGATGCTTATAGAAGGCATTTATGGCGGTAAAGGTAGATTGTAAAGTTTCTTGTGATGGACGATATTTTTTCTTGTCAGGTTTTGACTCGTCACCTTTGGCGACCATTAATTTGAAAGGAGTCCATTCGGTATTACTGGTGTAAAAACCACCTTTGATTATAAATTTGTCCACATTGGAATAACTGATCCACGTTAATGGCGGCTTCCAACAAAAGTCGGCAAACTCAAGAATGTCAGCTTTTCGGTATTCATCAAGAGGTTTGTCTTTAATAAGAAACGCCCAAAGCAGAAATTTTTCAACTTCAGACCGGAATCGCAAGTACGTGTGCTCTGATTTGTTCCGACCAATATAGGCAACTTAACAATATCGACCAAAATGTTGCGTGTTAATGAGGTCCGGCCGGCAAAAGTGTTGGATTTAGCCACTTCGATCGTAAATCACTGATTATATTGAATATTTAGTCAGGTTGAAGTTTGTAGCCAATTGGCACCACTGCTTTAGTCAGATCAAGCTCAAAGCTCCCCAGTCTTCCAAGGTGCGCTGTATGATACGGTGAGAACTTGGCCATATGCTCACGTTTAATATCATAGCCTTCTTCTCGTAATTCATTAAAAGCTTTGGTCATGGCATTGACGTTATACAGGATAGCGACGTTGGCAAGCAGATGATTGTATTTTACGATCTTGTTTTGCTCATGCTTTAAATTGGCAGCGATTTTCCCGCCATTTGCAAAGAATAACCATCTCGCAAACTCATTAAACTCCTCACTCTTACATGTTGCTGCTTGGATTGTTTTACGTAAGTCGACATCGGTAATGTACTCCAATAAAAACATTGTACGAACCACCCTTCCAAGTTCTCGGAAGGCAAAATACAGCTTGTTTTTACGGTTCTTGGTGCCGAAGCGTCGCAATATGGTTGATGCCGTGATTTTTCCAGCCTTCACCGACATAGCTGTTCGGAGCATATCTGGGTAATGCTTCTCGATACGATCCCATCGTATTGGCTCATGAAATAACGACTGTATATGCTGGAGAACCATTTCCCTGTCTGGCTTGTAAAATGTTAGATCCTTAATATTTCTAATGCGGGGCATCAACTTGATTCCAAGCAGATACGCCAGTGCAAATACGGGTGTGGATTGAGCTTGGGTATCGCCATGTACTGTATCGGGTTTAAAATCGGATTCGTCGTTAAGGAGTCCATCCAAGATATAGATCGCTTCATACACGCCACAGGGTATAAAGTGGCTAAACAAGGCAATATAGGTATCTGATACGTGATAGTAAGCAATACCGCCGAAACTACCGTATCTCAGGTGATATTCTGATAATAAATTATCTTCATAAAGATCCCATAGTTTACCATCGGCTGAAACACTATTACCCGAACCCCAGCACTCAATAAGACCAAATTTTTTGTACGCGTTATTCACTTTAACGATGGCTTTATCCAGCCTTTCTGGTGTCGTTCGTTTAAGATTGAGCCATGCAACTTGCTTACGGCTAATTCCTCGAACTGATCGTTCGGTTTCAGTCGGCCCAATGTTGGTGCCATAACAAAACAGAGAAAGGACAAATCGCAATAACGGGTCATCGATACGCGATTCAAATCCAGACAGTGGCCCGAATAGTTCATTTAAAGAAAGCCATTTTTCTACGTTAATAATGACCTCAAGTAGATTGATTTTTTCAAGCCGTTCCGCGAGTAGCGGTGCAATCGCTTCAACTTCTGCTGAGGATTCGTTAGATTTTGGCTTGCCGATAATTAACTTGCCTTGTTCTATTCGGACGTATTCGTCATCTGGGAACACACTATCAGCCAAGACGCAGGCTTCTTTCATTTGCACCTTCAAGGCTTCGGTGAAAGCCGTGTCACCGGCGACCAACCCCAGCTCACTACAATAACCAGGCAATTCTTCTTCATACTGTTCCCACGAAATCATTTGTTCGCGGTAGTCGTCGAAGGTTTCACTGTGAGGAATAAACAAGTCGCCCGTACTCAACTCTTCTGCAATACGATCAAATACACACAGTTCAAAATTGTGTTTGTTGACGTGTGTAACGTGAGCTGTTTTTGATGCCTTACCCGTAACCAGCTTCCACCACTTGTCCCGCACCCATCGAATATTAATAATATTTTTGCTATCTGGGTCTTCAGGGTTTTCTTTTATTTGGAGTAGTTCCGTTCGTCGATTTTTACACTCTCGGATAAATTCAAACGCCTTCAAAACGTCTTTGTCTTCAGTGGCTGATTCTAAGTTCAGTATTTCTATGGCTCGAAATAATGCCGACCGCTGTTTCTTGTAGAGCGGTACCATGAAGGGTAAGTAATTGTTTCCCGCGTAGGCCATGTATTGATCGCACATCTCCAGTATTGTCTTCCCGTCCTTGGCGAGAACAGGGTCGAATGCGGATACCGAATCGGGCTTATCAAGGTAAACTTTAACCGTCCCTGACAGCACGGAAATGAGCCTGTCAGTTTGTTTCTGATGATGCGCCAGATACTCTTCGAGGTTTTTTTGTGCTGTGCGGTCGATCTTTTGAAGCGTTTTAATGACAATCTGTGCGGCACTGTCGAGAGTTTGCGCGTATTGATGTCGAATTAACACAATCATCAACGCCGAACGTTTGTTACTTTTGAGTCTTTTTATTTCTTTTAGATCAAGAGCTTTAGCTTCGTTAATGTACTGGCGATGCTTGGTCGGAGGAAGCCCTAGGTCAGTTGGCAACATAGTTTGCAATGACGAAAGCCACTCCAAGTAGCGAATGTACGCTTGAATATTTCGTGGGGTTGGTCGTTTTGCCTCGTGCTTTAAATCAGTCCAGCCATAACTATCAGGTCCTGAAGCATTCAAGAGTTTATTGACGGCCGCTCGACCTTCAGAATTCAGAAAATTCGACAGCAGGTCAAAGTACCTATTGTTTATCTCGGCGCGAGCACTTTGACATAAGCGTTGAAGTACACTGAACGGGGGCAGCTCATACTTTTCTTTAACCAAATATTCCAAGCTGACATTAATAATATCTGCCAACGCCTCTTTGGTTTTTGCGGCTTCTAAAGCCCATTGGAAAATCAAAACACCCGTTGCGTCATTATCGTAGGGTTTAAGCCCTAAGTATTTCCGAACCAACTTAATATGCCGGTCTTTAGCTCCTGAGCTGAAATATGTATTCAATTCAGTCTTAGACGATCGACTGCGAACAGCCTTTTTAATGTGTTCGATAATGCCTGTAGGAATATCTTTGATGGGCACAAATCGTCCCAATCGTTGTACTATTTTCAGTTGTACCAACAAGCCAAGGTAGGAGGCACTACTTCGCTTACAGTGCTTAATGGCGAAATTTAATTCCTTACTCGTTGGTGTGTAGACTTCATTCAGATCCTTTTGCGAAAATTCTTGCTTCAGTCTCGGGTAGGCTGTCTGATAAATAGCGACCATGCTGTTAGACCTTAATCAACGTCTGCTTTCGTTGTTTGACCATTCGCGAGTAACTGTTGCGAAAAAGGATCGGCGACTTCAATGTAACGCATGGCTGATTGAACATCTTTCCAACCAACGTATTCCATCAGGGACTTTGTATCCCACCCCTGAGTATTGGCCCAAGTAGCGAAGCCGCGACGTAATGAATGACTACTAAAAAACTCAGCCTCATCGATCTCTGCTCTTATACAACACTGTTTAATAATGCCAAGAATACTCACAGGGTGCAGTGCCGTGTCCGCAATATGCCCCCAACGATTAATTGAACGAAATACGGGTCCTTTGCCTAGCTGTGCCGCGTGAATCCAATCGAGGTAGGCCTCAACAGGGCAAAGTTGTTTGAGTGCTGGGGCTTTGTAGTGTCGCCCTAAGCGTGAATGATCGCCTTTGCTACGCGGGACGAATATTTCCATACCTTTGCCTGACTCAGCCTGTACATGTTCAACACAGAGACGGGCCAATTCGTCACTGCGAAAAGCTCGCCAAAACCCCATGAGCAACAAAGCTTTATCACGGATAGCTTGCAAGCCGTTTATTTGAGATCCGTTTTGAACCGTTTGATCTAAGGTGCTTATTAATTGCTTCAAATGATGCAGTTGGATAGGTTTAGCTTGTTTGGGGGTTGTTGGGTGCAGCTCAGCGATACCCTTAAGCACCTTTTTAACGTGGGGTGCTTTTGTTGGGTCTGGAAATCCCTGATCTTGGTGCCACGCTGCAATACCGGCTAGTCTTTGCCGTAGGGTGTTAATGGACAAACTATCGGCGTAGTCCGCTATGTAGTGGGTAATACTGTCGGCGGTCGCAGGGAGAAATCCACCCCACGACACTTCAAAATGCTCAATCGCGGCGCGATAGCTTTTTCGGGTGTTATCTCGCGTTGCTGCATGAAGGTAATCTTCAATATTGGCCAATCGTGTCACCTATCTGTTACTAATTATGTATTTTCAAAAGTTGTTCAAATTCTGTAGCTTACCGAAGATCGTCCTTTATTTGAGCGTGTCGCGACAACTTTCATCCTCAAACTCGAACTCAATAGTGGTGTGTTCAAGGTCAAAATAATCCAATTCATCGGCAATCTTTTGTTTCAAATTTAACTGGTGGGATAAGTCCATCGTATGTGATAACGCAAGGTGTGCTGTTAACACATGATGCTCACCGTCCAATGACCACAAATGAAGATGGTGCACGTCTTTTACACCCGCTAATTTCTTAAGAGTTTCTGCAATCTGATTATGAAGTTTTTTATCTGGTACTGCCTGTAAAAATAGGAGCCCGGTTTTCCATAAATTGCGAAAGACATTAAAGGCAATAAATAGGGTGAAACCAATAGATAAAATGGGATCGAGTATTGGCCAGTCAACAAACATAAGTACGATAGAGACAATGAATACTGCTACCCACCCCAAGACGTCTTCTAACAAATGCCAGTTTAAAACCCGCTCATTTAAGGTTTTTCCTCCGCTGAGTTTGTACGCAGCGAATCCATTCACGGCTATACCAAAGATAGCCATACCGAGCATACCTTCAGCGACAGGCATTTCCGGGTTTTGCAGGCGAGGTATGGCTTCACTTAGCACCCAAAGGGAGCCAGCAACCAATACCATCCCATTTATCAAAGACCCTAATAGCGAAAAGCGTCTGTAGCCGTAGCTAAAATTTCCGCTTGCGGGCTTATTGCTCCAATATGATAAAAACCAGGCTAACCCAATCGACAGGCTGTCGCCTAAGTCATGTACCGCGTCCGCCATGATCGCTGTACTATTAGTAAGCCAGCCACCAATGAATTCAATGATTGTAAAGCCGACATTGAGGAAAAAAGCCCAAGCAATTCTTGAACTTGAATCATCACTATTATGTGCGTGACCGTGGTTATGCATTTCTTTTCCTTGCTTGTTATCCAGACGCGGCAACGTTTTTGCCGCGTCTTTCATTAAGGACGATTAGTTATTAGCCTTCACAACTTTTAGGCGATCATTTTTATGAAACCAATGATAGAGAACGGGTAACACGAGCAACGTTAGCAAAGTGGAGGAAATAATCCCGCCGATAACAACGGTGGCTAACGGGCGTTGAACTTCTGCTCCGGTACCTGTGTTTAATGCCATTGGCACGAATCCAAGACTGGCTACCAATGCAGTCATTAATACGGGTCGCAAACGCACAAGCGCGCCCTCTGTTACTGCAAGCATCAAGTCACCTTTCTCGTGCCACAGATCACGGATAAACGCTAGCATCACTAATCCATTTAGCACCGCAACTCCCGACAAAGCGATAAAACCAATTCCGGCGGAAATGGACATAGGCATGCCACGCAGTGCCAAGGCTAAAACACCACCAGTTAGAGCTAATGGCACACCACTGAAAATAATGAGGGCATCCTTCAGTGACCCAAAAGCCATCACCAACAAGCCAATGATAAGCAGTAAAGTCAACGGTACGACGATAGACAATCGTTTACTCGCAGATTCGAGTTGTTCGAAGGTGCCGCCATAGTCAAGCCAATACCCAGCCGGAATATCTACCTGTGACGAAATTTGGGCCTTTACATCCTCAACAAACCCGCCAAGATCTCGACCACGCACGTTGGCTGTAACAACAATGCGGCGCTTACCATTTTCACGACTGATTTGTGCCGGTGCAGGCGAAATATCCAAGGTGGCAACTTCAGACAAAGGAACATAGTCACCGTTTGGTAACGGTACGGGTAAGAATGCTAGGCGTTCGATATCTCGCCGAACAGTTTCCGGTAAACGAACTACCAGCTCAAATCGCCGATCCCCTTCATACAGTATTCCTGCACTTTCACCGCCAATTGCTGTCGCTACCCACTCTTGCAACTCGGAGACATTGAGACCATAACGCCCCAACGCAGTCCGTTTGGGAATGACTGACAAGGTTGGCAAGCCAGTAACCTGCTCAACTCTCGCATCGGCGGCACCATCGACTTTACTCAGTGTTTTTAAAATATCATTGGCCGTGACAACTAGTTGATCCAGATCATCGCCGAAAACTTTGATACCCAAATCAGCTCGAACGCCAGAGATCAATTCATTGAATCGCATTTGAATGGGTTGGGTGAATTCGTAATTATTGCCCGGTAATTCTTCGAGTGATTTTTCCATTTGCTCAACTAATTCTTGCTTAGTAAGCGATGGGTCTGGCCACTGTGAACGCGGTTTTAAAATCACAAAATTATCGGCGACATTAGGCGGCATGGGGTCAGTCGCCACTTCGGCGGTACCGATACGCGCAAACACTTTATCGACTTGAGGAAAGGATTTTATGCGTTGTTCAAGCAATTCCTGCATTTCCACCGCCTGCTCCAATCCGGTACCCGGAATTCGCATAGCGTGCAATGCAATATCACCTTCATTAAGTTGCGGTACAAACTCGGAGCCTAACGTTGTCGCTAACCAAAGAGAGGCCGCAACCAGTACAGTTGCACTGCCTACAACCAACCAGCGAAATTTTAATGCGAGTAACAACGCCGGTTCATACGCAGATTTTGCGCCGCGAATCACAATCCCTTCTTTTTCGCTGATTTTTCCTTTTAAGAATACCGCTACAGCGGCAGGCACGACCGTTAATGACAGCACCATAGCTGAAATTAGTGCCATAACGACTGTTGCCGCCATAGGGTGGAACATTTTCCCTTCAACACCGGTCAATGAAAAAATGGGGATATACACAACGGTAATAATTGCTACACCAAAAAGACTGGGACGAATGACTTCGGCTGTCGCTTCGTAAACCACGTTTAATCGTTCACGTAAATCCAATTGTCCTGCGTGCTGCGCGTTGGATAAACGACGGATAGC contains:
- a CDS encoding tyrosine-type recombinase/integrase produces the protein MRFRSEVEKFLLWAFLIKDKPLDEYRKADILEFADFCWKPPLTWISYSNVDKFIIKGGFYTSNTEWTPFKLMVAKGDESKPDKKKYRPSQETLQSTFTAINAFYKHLTDEEYCYGNPVQIAKKDCRYFIKDTQVKDVKRLTEDQWNFLLDVATSMADDDSRYERSLFLIASLKTLFLRISEYSDRKEWSPIMSHFWRDNDNNWWLKIYGKGRKVRDITVPASFLSYLTRYRLHRGLNKLPVTGENHPIIEKIRGRGGMTARQLSRLVQEVFDQAYEQMKLRYGEDNASNFKEATSHWLRHTGASLEIERGRALKDVSEDLGHASMSTTDTVYVQTDDKKRASSGKDRNV
- a CDS encoding Tn3 family transposase, giving the protein MVAIYQTAYPRLKQEFSQKDLNEVYTPTSKELNFAIKHCKRSSASYLGLLVQLKIVQRLGRFVPIKDIPTGIIEHIKKAVRSRSSKTELNTYFSSGAKDRHIKLVRKYLGLKPYDNDATGVLIFQWALEAAKTKEALADIINVSLEYLVKEKYELPPFSVLQRLCQSARAEINNRYFDLLSNFLNSEGRAAVNKLLNASGPDSYGWTDLKHEAKRPTPRNIQAYIRYLEWLSSLQTMLPTDLGLPPTKHRQYINEAKALDLKEIKRLKSNKRSALMIVLIRHQYAQTLDSAAQIVIKTLQKIDRTAQKNLEEYLAHHQKQTDRLISVLSGTVKVYLDKPDSVSAFDPVLAKDGKTILEMCDQYMAYAGNNYLPFMVPLYKKQRSALFRAIEILNLESATEDKDVLKAFEFIRECKNRRTELLQIKENPEDPDSKNIINIRWVRDKWWKLVTGKASKTAHVTHVNKHNFELCVFDRIAEELSTGDLFIPHSETFDDYREQMISWEQYEEELPGYCSELGLVAGDTAFTEALKVQMKEACVLADSVFPDDEYVRIEQGKLIIGKPKSNESSAEVEAIAPLLAERLEKINLLEVIINVEKWLSLNELFGPLSGFESRIDDPLLRFVLSLFCYGTNIGPTETERSVRGISRKQVAWLNLKRTTPERLDKAIVKVNNAYKKFGLIECWGSGNSVSADGKLWDLYEDNLLSEYHLRYGSFGGIAYYHVSDTYIALFSHFIPCGVYEAIYILDGLLNDESDFKPDTVHGDTQAQSTPVFALAYLLGIKLMPRIRNIKDLTFYKPDREMVLQHIQSLFHEPIRWDRIEKHYPDMLRTAMSVKAGKITASTILRRFGTKNRKNKLYFAFRELGRVVRTMFLLEYITDVDLRKTIQAATCKSEEFNEFARWLFFANGGKIAANLKHEQNKIVKYNHLLANVAILYNVNAMTKAFNELREEGYDIKREHMAKFSPYHTAHLGRLGSFELDLTKAVVPIGYKLQPD
- a CDS encoding site-specific integrase, whose protein sequence is MANIEDYLHAATRDNTRKSYRAAIEHFEVSWGGFLPATADSITHYIADYADSLSINTLRQRLAGIAAWHQDQGFPDPTKAPHVKKVLKGIAELHPTTPKQAKPIQLHHLKQLISTLDQTVQNGSQINGLQAIRDKALLLMGFWRAFRSDELARLCVEHVQAESGKGMEIFVPRSKGDHSRLGRHYKAPALKQLCPVEAYLDWIHAAQLGKGPVFRSINRWGHIADTALHPVSILGIIKQCCIRAEIDEAEFFSSHSLRRGFATWANTQGWDTKSLMEYVGWKDVQSAMRYIEVADPFSQQLLANGQTTKADVD
- a CDS encoding cation diffusion facilitator family transporter → MHNHGHAHNSDDSSSRIAWAFFLNVGFTIIEFIGGWLTNSTAIMADAVHDLGDSLSIGLAWFLSYWSNKPASGNFSYGYRRFSLLGSLINGMVLVAGSLWVLSEAIPRLQNPEMPVAEGMLGMAIFGIAVNGFAAYKLSGGKTLNERVLNWHLLEDVLGWVAVFIVSIVLMFVDWPILDPILSIGFTLFIAFNVFRNLWKTGLLFLQAVPDKKLHNQIAETLKKLAGVKDVHHLHLWSLDGEHHVLTAHLALSHTMDLSHQLNLKQKIADELDYFDLEHTTIEFEFEDESCRDTLK
- a CDS encoding efflux RND transporter permease subunit, giving the protein MINSILRLAIERRLLFLCSIFLIVGIGFWSYQKLPIDAVPDITNVQVQINTSAPGYSPLEAEQRITYPVETALAGLPNLAYTRSLSRYGLSQVTVVFDEGTDIYFARNLINTKLGAIKSALPPGMEPEMGPISTGLGEIFMYTVQALPDAVDANGKPYDATALREIQDWIIKPQLAQVKGVVEVNSIGGYNKQYHITPDVQKLLHFNVGMEDIVQALEANNGNRGAGYIERNGQQLLVRSPGQLATIEDIANVIIAENNTIPVKVSDVASIAIGKELRTGAATQDGVETVLGTAMMLIGENSRTVARDVALRLETIQASLPEGVVATSVYDRTALVDKAIATVSKNLLEGAILVVAVLFLLLGNLRAALITAAVIPLAMLMTITGMVKTGVSANLMSLGALDFGLIVDGAVIIVENAIRRLSNAQHAGQLDLRERLNVVYEATAEVIRPSLFGVAIITVVYIPIFSLTGVEGKMFHPMAATVVMALISAMVLSLTVVPAAVAVFLKGKISEKEGIVIRGAKSAYEPALLLALKFRWLVVGSATVLVAASLWLATTLGSEFVPQLNEGDIALHAMRIPGTGLEQAVEMQELLEQRIKSFPQVDKVFARIGTAEVATDPMPPNVADNFVILKPRSQWPDPSLTKQELVEQMEKSLEELPGNNYEFTQPIQMRFNELISGVRADLGIKVFGDDLDQLVVTANDILKTLSKVDGAADARVEQVTGLPTLSVIPKRTALGRYGLNVSELQEWVATAIGGESAGILYEGDRRFELVVRLPETVRRDIERLAFLPVPLPNGDYVPLSEVATLDISPAPAQISRENGKRRIVVTANVRGRDLGGFVEDVKAQISSQVDIPAGYWLDYGGTFEQLESASKRLSIVVPLTLLLIIGLLVMAFGSLKDALIIFSGVPLALTGGVLALALRGMPMSISAGIGFIALSGVAVLNGLVMLAFIRDLWHEKGDLMLAVTEGALVRLRPVLMTALVASLGFVPMALNTGTGAEVQRPLATVVIGGIISSTLLTLLVLPVLYHWFHKNDRLKVVKANN